In Phyllopteryx taeniolatus isolate TA_2022b chromosome 6, UOR_Ptae_1.2, whole genome shotgun sequence, one genomic interval encodes:
- the phc1 gene encoding polyhomeotic-like protein 1 isoform X1 — MDASEDQNTSTNTTTTNGNPQTSRTSRPPQIAHMSLYERQAVQALQALQRQPNAAQYFQQLMLQQQINNAQLHNLAAVQQATLAASRQSNTPSSSISQAATTVNLSTTSAGGTAVTPRPHGPATSATTTALNQSVLLGGNSPGQGQMYLRVNRSLRAPLASQLIFMPGGTATATVTTVAQTQQQQQQQQQTEAPTSASAQSDNDQVQNLALHCVSTPRAVAIKSELPERKEPGSFPVSQQQQVQPQQQAAKSSGNTMAVKSSNQPAINVPPSAASVAPSAASTPALPLSQLLLSPSSAPVILVPTSNVPTSTQGYSLGSVAPKANVNTQTLVVQPLQQASAVADKGPVPIQPKTAQGHRLPVQVSPRQPLPILPAPPGNSQAAHNPPHIPVQLVGARQCMGGSVQAVALAQVRNVTTQENVNANATSHNTSTTVNKSANGSLKRKSDCDAPNETTAGSSESVSMKDAAPALTQTKESAAPVPPASSLPPNLSLPLPLSRVGHSDKERAPLPQAVVKPQVLTHLIEGFVIQEGAEPFPVAGLLKDRDFALGARVENGPPMLKCEYCLSLAPASQFRGTKRFCTNTCAKRYNVSCSQHYKSSRGIGGTAGPPPPPPPAKNAARRRGPPRRSSSNSNKLSGQHRNVKCHSDSSHSEEASSDGDEEEDEEEEEDTPSLSPSSSHSRNNAPQSDASAPGTLPMETAGFLSATPAQWSVEEVCRFISSLQGCEELAAHFLSQEIDGQALLLLREDHLISTMNIKLGPALKICASINSLRE, encoded by the exons ATGGATGCAAGTGAGGACCAAAACACCAGCacaaacaccaccaccaccaatgGAAACCCTCAGACCAGCAGAACCTCCCGCCCACCGCAGATTGCCCACATGTCTCTTTATGAGCGGCAGGCCGTGCAG GCACTTCAAGCCTTGCAGAGACAGCCGAACGCAGCGCAGTACTTCCAGCAACTCATGCTTCAGCAGCAGATCAACAATGCTCAACTTCATAACCTGGCAGCTGTGCAACAG GCTACACTTGCAGCGAGTCGCCAGTCTAACACCCCGAGTAGCAGCATCTCACAGGCGGCCACCACT GTGAACCTCAGTACCACGTCGGCAGGGGGAACTGCAGTGACGCCTCGTCCCCACGGGCCAGCCACCTCTGCGACAACTACCGCCCTTAACCAGTCAGTGTTGTTGGGGGGGAACTCGCCAGGACAGGGGCAGATGTATCTTAGG GTGAACCGTTCTCTCAGGGCTCCGCTGGCCTCTCAGCTCATCTTCATGCCGGGGGGTACAGCAACAGCTACTGTTACTACAGTGGCCCAGAcccagcagcaacaacaacagcaacaacagacTGAAGCTCCTACCTCAGCCAGCGCTCAGTCTGATAATGATCAG GTGCAGAATCTGGCCTTACACTGTGTGTCCACTCCCAGAGCGGTCGCAATCAAGTCCGAGCTCCCCGAGAGGAAAGAGCCTGGCAGCTTTCCTGTCAGTCAGCAGCAGCAAGTTCAACCCCAGCAGCAAGCGGCCAAATCATCCGGCAACACGATGGCCGTCAAAAGCTCCAACCAGCCCGCGATCAATGTCCCTCCTTCCGCTGCGTCGGTGGCCCCCTCCGCCGCCTCCACTCCGGCGCTCCCACTTTCCCAGCTCCTCCTGTCGCCCTCGTCCGCCCCCGTCATTCTGGTGCCCACCTCCAATGTCCCTACCTCCACCCAGGGCTATTCCCTTGGCTCGGTCGCCCCTAAGGCCAACGTCAACACGCAGACTCTGGTGGTGCAGCCCCTCCAGCAGGCCAGCGCTGTTGCCGACAAAGGCCCCGTGCCTATCCAGCCCAAGACGGCGCAGGGACACCGCCTACCCGTGCAGGTGTCCCCCCGACAGCCGCTTCCTATTCTCCCAGCCCCGCCCGGCAATAGCCAGGCAGCCCACAATCCCCCGCATATTCCAGTACAGCTGGTGGGGGCCAGGCAGTGCATGGGGGGAAGCGTGCAGGCCGTGGCTCTGGCGCAGGTGCGAAATGTCACAACACAGGAAAACGTTAACGCTAATGCCACCTCACACAACACTTCTACAACTGTG AATAAGTCTGCCAACGGCTCCCTGAAGAGGAAGTCGGACTGCGATGCACCCAACGAAACGACTGCAGGTTCTTCCGAATCTGTTTCGATGAAAGACGCTGCTCCTGCTTTAACTCAGACAAAGGAGTCAG CAGCTCCTGTTCCCCCAGCCTCCTCGTTGCCACCCAACCTGTCCTTGCCTCTGCCGCTGTCGAGGGTGGGCCACAGCGACAAAGAGCGGGCGCCGCTCCCCCAAGCGGTGGTCAAACCTCAAGTCCTCACGCACCTCATTGAGGGCTTCGTCATCCAGGAGGGAGCTGAGCCTTTCCCT GTCGCCGGGCTCCTTAAAGATCGTGACTTTGCCCTGGGTGCCCGTGTAGAGAATGGCCCACCGA TGTTGAAATGTGAGTACTGCTTAAGCCTGGCACCGGCCAGCCAGTTCAGAGGAACCAAGAGATTCTGCACCAACACCTGTGCTAAGAG GTACAATGTAAGCTGCAGCCAACACTACAAGTCAAGCAGAGGGATAGGCGGCACTGCcgggccgccgccgcctccgcccCCGGCCAAGAATGCTGCCAGGCGCCGTGGACCCCCTCGCCGCAGCAGCTCCAATAGCAACAAGTTGTCCGGCCAGCATCGAAACGTCAAG TGCCACTCTGACTCCAGCCACTCAGAGGAAGCGTCCAGTGACGGCgacgaggaggaagatgaggaggaagaggaggacaccCCTTCCCTTTCTCCCAGCTCCTCCCACTCACGCAACAACGCTCCCCAGTCGGACGCCTCGGCTCCCGGGACCCTCCCCATGGAGACGGCCGGCTTCCTGTCGGCCACTCCAGCCCAGTGGAGCGTGGAAGAAGTGTGCAGGTTCATCTCGTCGCTTCAAG GCTGCGAGGAGCTGGCCGCTCACTTCCTGTCCCAGGAAATCGACGGGCAGgctctgctgctcctccgcgAGGACCATCTCATCTCGACCATGAACATCAAGCTGGGTCCTGCCCTCAAGATTTGCGCCTCCATCAACAGCCTACGCGAGTGA
- the phc1 gene encoding polyhomeotic-like protein 1 isoform X2 translates to MDASEDQNTSTNTTTTNGNPQTSRTSRPPQIAHMSLYERQAVQALQALQRQPNAAQYFQQLMLQQQINNAQLHNLAAVQQATLAASRQSNTPSSSISQAATTVNLSTTSAGGTAVTPRPHGPATSATTTALNQSVLLGGNSPGQGQMYLRVNRSLRAPLASQLIFMPGGTATATVTTVAQTQQQQQQQQQTEAPTSASAQSDNDQVQNLALHCVSTPRAVAIKSELPERKEPGSFPVSQQQQVQPQQQAAKSSGNTMAVKSSNQPAINVPPSAASVAPSAASTPALPLSQLLLSPSSAPVILVPTSNVPTSTQGYSLGSVAPKANVNTQTLVVQPLQQASAVADKGPVPIQPKTAQGHRLPVQVSPRQPLPILPAPPGNSQAAHNPPHIPVQLVGARQCMGGSVQAVALAQVRNVTTQENVNANATSHNTSTTVNKSANGSLKRKSDCDAPNETTAGSSESVSMKDAAPALTQTKESAPVPPASSLPPNLSLPLPLSRVGHSDKERAPLPQAVVKPQVLTHLIEGFVIQEGAEPFPVAGLLKDRDFALGARVENGPPMLKCEYCLSLAPASQFRGTKRFCTNTCAKRYNVSCSQHYKSSRGIGGTAGPPPPPPPAKNAARRRGPPRRSSSNSNKLSGQHRNVKCHSDSSHSEEASSDGDEEEDEEEEEDTPSLSPSSSHSRNNAPQSDASAPGTLPMETAGFLSATPAQWSVEEVCRFISSLQGCEELAAHFLSQEIDGQALLLLREDHLISTMNIKLGPALKICASINSLRE, encoded by the exons ATGGATGCAAGTGAGGACCAAAACACCAGCacaaacaccaccaccaccaatgGAAACCCTCAGACCAGCAGAACCTCCCGCCCACCGCAGATTGCCCACATGTCTCTTTATGAGCGGCAGGCCGTGCAG GCACTTCAAGCCTTGCAGAGACAGCCGAACGCAGCGCAGTACTTCCAGCAACTCATGCTTCAGCAGCAGATCAACAATGCTCAACTTCATAACCTGGCAGCTGTGCAACAG GCTACACTTGCAGCGAGTCGCCAGTCTAACACCCCGAGTAGCAGCATCTCACAGGCGGCCACCACT GTGAACCTCAGTACCACGTCGGCAGGGGGAACTGCAGTGACGCCTCGTCCCCACGGGCCAGCCACCTCTGCGACAACTACCGCCCTTAACCAGTCAGTGTTGTTGGGGGGGAACTCGCCAGGACAGGGGCAGATGTATCTTAGG GTGAACCGTTCTCTCAGGGCTCCGCTGGCCTCTCAGCTCATCTTCATGCCGGGGGGTACAGCAACAGCTACTGTTACTACAGTGGCCCAGAcccagcagcaacaacaacagcaacaacagacTGAAGCTCCTACCTCAGCCAGCGCTCAGTCTGATAATGATCAG GTGCAGAATCTGGCCTTACACTGTGTGTCCACTCCCAGAGCGGTCGCAATCAAGTCCGAGCTCCCCGAGAGGAAAGAGCCTGGCAGCTTTCCTGTCAGTCAGCAGCAGCAAGTTCAACCCCAGCAGCAAGCGGCCAAATCATCCGGCAACACGATGGCCGTCAAAAGCTCCAACCAGCCCGCGATCAATGTCCCTCCTTCCGCTGCGTCGGTGGCCCCCTCCGCCGCCTCCACTCCGGCGCTCCCACTTTCCCAGCTCCTCCTGTCGCCCTCGTCCGCCCCCGTCATTCTGGTGCCCACCTCCAATGTCCCTACCTCCACCCAGGGCTATTCCCTTGGCTCGGTCGCCCCTAAGGCCAACGTCAACACGCAGACTCTGGTGGTGCAGCCCCTCCAGCAGGCCAGCGCTGTTGCCGACAAAGGCCCCGTGCCTATCCAGCCCAAGACGGCGCAGGGACACCGCCTACCCGTGCAGGTGTCCCCCCGACAGCCGCTTCCTATTCTCCCAGCCCCGCCCGGCAATAGCCAGGCAGCCCACAATCCCCCGCATATTCCAGTACAGCTGGTGGGGGCCAGGCAGTGCATGGGGGGAAGCGTGCAGGCCGTGGCTCTGGCGCAGGTGCGAAATGTCACAACACAGGAAAACGTTAACGCTAATGCCACCTCACACAACACTTCTACAACTGTG AATAAGTCTGCCAACGGCTCCCTGAAGAGGAAGTCGGACTGCGATGCACCCAACGAAACGACTGCAGGTTCTTCCGAATCTGTTTCGATGAAAGACGCTGCTCCTGCTTTAACTCAGACAAAGGAGTCAG CTCCTGTTCCCCCAGCCTCCTCGTTGCCACCCAACCTGTCCTTGCCTCTGCCGCTGTCGAGGGTGGGCCACAGCGACAAAGAGCGGGCGCCGCTCCCCCAAGCGGTGGTCAAACCTCAAGTCCTCACGCACCTCATTGAGGGCTTCGTCATCCAGGAGGGAGCTGAGCCTTTCCCT GTCGCCGGGCTCCTTAAAGATCGTGACTTTGCCCTGGGTGCCCGTGTAGAGAATGGCCCACCGA TGTTGAAATGTGAGTACTGCTTAAGCCTGGCACCGGCCAGCCAGTTCAGAGGAACCAAGAGATTCTGCACCAACACCTGTGCTAAGAG GTACAATGTAAGCTGCAGCCAACACTACAAGTCAAGCAGAGGGATAGGCGGCACTGCcgggccgccgccgcctccgcccCCGGCCAAGAATGCTGCCAGGCGCCGTGGACCCCCTCGCCGCAGCAGCTCCAATAGCAACAAGTTGTCCGGCCAGCATCGAAACGTCAAG TGCCACTCTGACTCCAGCCACTCAGAGGAAGCGTCCAGTGACGGCgacgaggaggaagatgaggaggaagaggaggacaccCCTTCCCTTTCTCCCAGCTCCTCCCACTCACGCAACAACGCTCCCCAGTCGGACGCCTCGGCTCCCGGGACCCTCCCCATGGAGACGGCCGGCTTCCTGTCGGCCACTCCAGCCCAGTGGAGCGTGGAAGAAGTGTGCAGGTTCATCTCGTCGCTTCAAG GCTGCGAGGAGCTGGCCGCTCACTTCCTGTCCCAGGAAATCGACGGGCAGgctctgctgctcctccgcgAGGACCATCTCATCTCGACCATGAACATCAAGCTGGGTCCTGCCCTCAAGATTTGCGCCTCCATCAACAGCCTACGCGAGTGA
- the m6pr gene encoding cation-dependent mannose-6-phosphate receptor, translated as MQVLTHHSGRCLLVWTLVVQLILRGSGVYADDATKNCKLNFESESERKVLQRIEPLGHRNFTVETKIGEDKYSYVFQLCGDAGGVPGAGVIQLEVQKTEKKVTVIGTYNATEVIGGSDYVWLVYGNGEKYDTHCSKEQRKAFVMIFCNRNLELGQLEVVQENREREQNCFYQFKLESSAVCPPLEYKLSAGSIVLIVAFCLVAVYLIGGFLYQRLIVGAKGVEQFPNYAFWADVGNLSADGCDFVCRSRDREEAPTYRGVSTEPLDEEPEERDDHLLPM; from the exons GTGTTGACGCATCACAGTGGAAGGTGTCTCCTGGTGTGGACACTGGTGGTTCAGCTGATCCTGCGAGGGAGTGGAGTGTACGCCGACGACGCCACAAAGAACTGTAAACTCAACTTTGAGTCCGAGTCGGAACGGAAAGTCCTCCAGCGAATAGAGCCGCTCGGCCACAGAAA CTTTACAGTGGAGACCAAGATCGGAGAGGACAAGTACTCGTACGTGTTCCAGTTGTGTGGCGACGCAGGCGGTGTTCCTGGAGCTGGCGTCATTCAATTGGAGGTCCAGAAAACAGAGAAGAAAGTAACTGTGATTGGCACGTACAACGCAACAGAAGTTATTGGAGGAA GCGACTATGTGTGGTTGGTCTACGGTAACGGAGAAAAATACGACACCCACTGCTCCAAAGAACAGAGAAAAGCCTTTGTGATGATTTTTTGCAACCGGAATTTGGAACTG GGCCAGCTGGAGGTGGTGCAGGAGAACAGGGAACGGGAGCAGAATTGCTTCTACCAGTTCAAGCTGGAGTCTAGTGCTGTGTGCCCGCCTCTCGAATACAAGCTCAGCGCCGGCTCCATCGTACTCATTGT CGCGTTCTGCCTTGTGGCTGTTTACCTCATTGGAGGTTTCCTCTACCAGCGGCTCATCGTGGGGGCCAAAGGCGTCGAGCAGTTCCCCAACTACGCTTTCTGGGCAGACGTCGGCAATCTCTCTGCA GACGGTTGCGACTTTGTGTGCCGCTCACGGGATCGAGAGGAGGCCCCGACTTACAGGGGAGTGTCCACGGAGCCTTTGGACGAGGAGCCAGAAGAGAGAGACGACCACTTATTACCGATGTGA